The Urocitellus parryii isolate mUroPar1 chromosome 6, mUroPar1.hap1, whole genome shotgun sequence genome includes a window with the following:
- the Tnfaip8l3 gene encoding tumor necrosis factor alpha-induced protein 8-like protein 3, with protein MDSDSGEQSEGEPVTAAGSDVFSSKSLAIQAQKKILSKIASKTVVNMLIDDTSSEIFDELYKVTKEHTHNKKEAHKIMKDLIKVAIKIGILYRNNQFNQEEVVIVEKFRKKLNQTAMTMVSFYEVEYTFDKNVLSKLLHECKELVHELVQRHLTPRTHGRINHVFNHFADVEFLSTLYSLDGDCRPNLKRICEGINKLLDEKVL; from the coding sequence GTTCTGATGTGTTTAGTTCAAAGAGTCTTGCCATTCAAGCCCAGAAGAAGATTCTGAGCAAAATAGCAAGCAAAACTGTGGTCAACATGTTGATTGACGACACCAGCAGTGAGATCTTTGATGAGCTCTACAAAGTCACCAAAGAGCACACCCACAACAAGAAGGAAGCCCACAAGATAATGAAAGACTTAATCAAGGTGGCAATCAAAATTGGGATTCTCTATAGGAACAACCAGTTCAATCAGGAAGAGGTTGTTATTgtggagaagttccggaagaagTTGAACCAGACCGCCATGACTATGGTCAGCTTCTATGAGGTAGAATACACTTTCGATAAGAACGTGCTCTCCAAGCTCCTGCATGAGTGCAAGGAACTGGTTCATGAACTGGTGCAGCGGCACCTGACGCCCAGGACCCATGGGCGCATCAACCATGTCTTCAACCACTTTGCTGATGTGGAATTCCTATCCACCCTCTATAGTCTAGATGGAGACTGTAGGCCCAACCTCAAGAGGATTtgtgaaggaatcaataaattaCTAGATGAAAAAGTCCTTTGA